Proteins co-encoded in one Arthrobacter globiformis genomic window:
- a CDS encoding gluconate 2-dehydrogenase subunit 3 family protein, producing the protein MVSKADWEIAPIHIDPDTTEKLFFTDHEWDTIEAAAARIMPTDHDPGAREARVIVFIDRYLSGIDYLYAAADGSGFLQLADKDAHAARARNANMQRLYREGILELDTKARELRAPSFKEASDQIQDEVLEQISGAPKPVPVSLTSREVYYSRLQGNTDEGKSFFDTLCLHVRQGFYGDPVYGGNKDQMGWKTVGFVGPKSLKDTMDGTYSTAEFFIQEYDWEDLVPGFKHSQDPTSNQQQNGQ; encoded by the coding sequence ATGGTGTCAAAAGCTGACTGGGAAATAGCACCCATTCACATCGATCCTGATACGACCGAAAAGCTATTCTTCACCGACCACGAGTGGGACACGATCGAAGCAGCAGCGGCCAGGATCATGCCCACGGATCACGATCCGGGGGCCCGCGAGGCACGCGTCATCGTCTTCATCGACAGGTACCTGTCCGGCATCGACTACCTCTACGCCGCAGCCGACGGAAGCGGATTCCTGCAACTGGCAGATAAAGATGCCCACGCGGCCCGGGCCCGGAACGCCAACATGCAACGCCTGTACCGGGAAGGCATCCTCGAGCTGGACACGAAGGCCCGGGAACTGCGCGCCCCATCCTTCAAAGAGGCCTCCGACCAGATTCAGGACGAAGTGCTCGAACAGATCAGCGGCGCGCCCAAACCCGTCCCTGTGTCCCTCACATCCAGGGAGGTGTACTACTCACGCCTCCAGGGCAACACCGACGAAGGCAAGAGTTTTTTCGACACGCTCTGCCTCCACGTCCGCCAAGGCTTCTACGGCGATCCCGTCTACGGGGGAAACAAGGACCAGATGGGCTGGAAAACGGTCGGTTTCGTGGGACCAAAGAGCCTGAAGGACACCATGGACGGCACTTACAGCACCGCCGAGTTCTTTATCCAGGAGTACGACTGGGAAGATCTGGTCCCCGGTTTCAAACACAGCCAGGATCCCACCTCCAACCAGCAGCAGAACGGTCAGTGA
- a CDS encoding cysteine hydrolase family protein, producing the protein MTAFEDKLNKYVDRSYRFIPDTIDLSKTVVHALDIQNLCLDPKGADYIESVGGAPSGQESLGPAKRILELAREKGMKVIWSLWGMHPEGADLGIWGLKYPSWNEPDSPFNHGTWNGALVDGFEPQKGEPVFQKHRNSSFYGTAFNEYLMQDRAEYLVIIGSSTANCVPTTARDGFDRGYKVIVVADAGTAIPINTHGRNPEFDHETPEGYGQYWESLRNIQAQYADVMSSDEFAALVERSSAAQTKSGEQLTSATR; encoded by the coding sequence ATGACCGCCTTCGAAGACAAGCTCAACAAGTACGTCGACCGTTCCTACCGCTTCATCCCCGACACCATCGACCTCAGCAAGACCGTCGTGCACGCACTGGACATCCAGAACCTCTGCCTCGATCCCAAGGGCGCCGACTACATCGAAAGCGTCGGCGGCGCTCCCTCCGGCCAGGAATCCCTCGGCCCTGCAAAGAGGATCCTGGAACTCGCCCGCGAAAAGGGTATGAAGGTCATTTGGTCACTCTGGGGCATGCACCCCGAGGGCGCAGACCTTGGTATCTGGGGACTGAAGTACCCTTCATGGAACGAGCCGGATTCCCCCTTCAACCACGGCACCTGGAACGGCGCCCTCGTCGACGGATTCGAACCGCAAAAAGGCGAACCCGTCTTCCAGAAGCACCGCAACAGCAGCTTCTACGGGACAGCTTTCAACGAGTACCTGATGCAGGACCGAGCGGAGTATCTGGTCATCATCGGGTCATCGACGGCCAATTGCGTCCCCACGACGGCCCGCGACGGGTTCGACCGCGGCTACAAGGTGATCGTCGTCGCCGACGCGGGGACTGCCATCCCGATCAACACCCACGGCCGCAACCCGGAATTCGATCACGAAACACCCGAAGGCTACGGCCAATACTGGGAGTCGCTGCGCAACATCCAGGCACAATACGCCGACGTGATGTCCAGCGACGAGTTCGCTGCCCTGGTGGAGCGCTCATCCGCCGCCCAGACAAAGTCCGGCGAACAGCTGACAAGCGCAACACGCTAA
- a CDS encoding GMC oxidoreductase, with the protein MKRKMDPVDVVIVGLGAGGGPAAKVLSEAGYKVVGFDKGPWLRPEEHYSGDELKFQNRSYLWPDVNLMPRTVRSDDKSEARIFNFSPVPSNVGGGTSHMAGWMPRPRVSDFIFHSLHGALEGASLADWPYRYEHLEPYLTKVEWSYGISGLAGADKGEGFRSKAYPSAPLPPTSFGKKFYEGSNKLGINSFPLPMSHLTEGNALGRPAVNRTSFWNQYGDPTQTRSSVATTYIPEALATGNFEVRADSFVREVKVGKDGKATGVIYIDPSGLEIEQDARVVILALGAIESARLMLLSSSNKFPDGLANDSGLVGKNATFHEYIFAVGLFDRDMEDPLHGWTGNYQSGGSTHFYETDESRGHIGGGIIATTQIGQAINAIMPGRPTWGQAMKDADRDYFDYSMKIGFILQDMPQETNRVDLDPTVKDAWGMPVARITNKPHANDIAMSRWQIDKNQEILQAAGAKKTIPVYLGDEFTGNACHQQGTVRMGTDPAKSVLNEWGQAHSVENLFVLDGAGFPTALGVNPTLTIMAHSWRCADYIANTYMKGRSERLNLSPIKKS; encoded by the coding sequence ATGAAGCGAAAAATGGACCCGGTCGATGTCGTGATCGTAGGGCTGGGAGCCGGCGGCGGGCCGGCAGCAAAAGTACTCAGCGAGGCCGGATACAAGGTCGTCGGATTTGATAAAGGTCCCTGGTTGCGCCCGGAAGAGCACTATTCGGGAGACGAGCTGAAGTTCCAGAACCGCAGCTACCTGTGGCCGGACGTGAACCTCATGCCCCGCACCGTCCGCAGCGATGACAAGTCCGAAGCCCGGATCTTCAACTTCTCCCCCGTGCCGTCCAACGTCGGCGGCGGAACGAGTCACATGGCGGGGTGGATGCCGCGGCCGCGTGTCTCGGACTTCATCTTCCACTCCCTCCACGGCGCTCTTGAGGGAGCAAGCCTCGCGGACTGGCCCTACCGCTACGAGCATCTCGAGCCCTACCTGACAAAGGTTGAATGGAGCTACGGCATTTCCGGCCTCGCCGGCGCCGACAAGGGTGAAGGCTTCCGCAGCAAGGCCTACCCCAGTGCCCCGCTTCCCCCTACCAGCTTCGGCAAGAAATTCTACGAAGGCTCCAACAAGCTCGGCATCAACTCCTTCCCCCTGCCGATGTCGCACCTGACCGAAGGCAACGCGCTTGGTCGGCCGGCGGTCAACCGGACCAGCTTCTGGAACCAGTACGGCGACCCCACCCAGACCCGGTCCAGCGTCGCCACGACCTACATCCCGGAAGCCCTGGCCACCGGAAACTTCGAGGTCCGGGCCGACAGCTTCGTCCGGGAAGTCAAGGTCGGAAAAGACGGGAAAGCCACGGGAGTCATCTATATCGACCCCAGCGGACTGGAAATCGAACAGGACGCCAGGGTGGTCATTCTCGCACTCGGCGCCATCGAATCCGCGCGTCTCATGCTCCTGTCCTCATCCAACAAATTCCCCGACGGCCTGGCCAACGATTCAGGACTGGTCGGCAAGAACGCCACCTTCCACGAGTACATCTTCGCCGTCGGACTCTTCGACAGGGACATGGAGGACCCGCTGCACGGGTGGACCGGGAACTACCAAAGCGGCGGATCCACCCACTTCTACGAGACAGACGAAAGCCGCGGCCACATCGGCGGAGGGATCATCGCCACCACCCAGATCGGACAGGCCATCAACGCCATCATGCCCGGACGACCCACCTGGGGACAGGCCATGAAGGACGCCGACCGTGACTACTTCGACTACTCCATGAAGATCGGATTCATCCTCCAGGACATGCCGCAGGAGACAAACAGGGTCGACTTGGACCCCACCGTCAAAGATGCCTGGGGAATGCCTGTCGCGCGCATCACCAACAAACCTCACGCGAACGATATCGCCATGAGCAGGTGGCAGATCGACAAGAACCAGGAGATCCTCCAAGCGGCCGGCGCGAAGAAGACGATTCCCGTCTACCTCGGGGACGAGTTCACCGGAAACGCCTGCCACCAGCAGGGCACCGTGCGGATGGGCACCGACCCTGCCAAGTCCGTGCTGAACGAATGGGGCCAGGCGCACTCCGTCGAAAACCTCTTCGTCCTCGACGGGGCAGGCTTCCCCACCGCACTCGGCGTGAACCCCACGCTCACGATCATGGCGCATTCCTGGCGCTGCGCGGACTACATCGCCAACACCTACATGAAGGGCCGCTCCGAACGCCTGAACCTGTCCCCAATCAAAAAATCCTAG